A genomic window from Algoriphagus sp. Y33 includes:
- a CDS encoding ZIP family metal transporter encodes MEELLNYNPVLLALVATLFTWFVTAAGSSMVFFFKSINKRVLNSMLGFAAGVMIAASFWSLLKEEDFYEDDFYLIDKINRSVNLKK; translated from the coding sequence ATGGAAGAATTATTAAATTATAATCCTGTATTATTAGCACTAGTAGCTACGTTATTCACATGGTTTGTTACAGCAGCAGGCTCATCAATGGTTTTCTTTTTCAAATCAATAAACAAAAGGGTTCTTAATTCAATGCTTGGATTTGCTGCAGGGGTAATGATTGCTGCAAGTTTTTGGTCACTTCTAAAAGAGGAGGATTTTTACGAAGACGATTTTTATTTAATAGACAAAATAAACCGCTCAGTTAATCTAAAAAAATGA
- a CDS encoding cellulase family glycosylhydrolase — MFRKAALLASLAMLVSYHVCCAQSTDEVVFQDGDHVNFVGNSITHSGEFHNFIMLYYATRFPEANVTFYNSGIWGDNANSFLRRMDEDILDKPAGYSVVMAGMNDVNRALYSEENQGDPDIETKKERAISDYRSYMETVIQRLLAANTEVILQKPSIYDQTGDLPAQNMYGVNDALKQCADVIDELATEYNLKTVDYWSILNTLNQQIQVGNPQATLISNDRIHPGTPGNFIMAYQFLKQTGAPRTVGSIRIDAATLKPCKNCSIENFQASDSLISFSYLANSLPFPVAPEASSALELVPFMQELNAETLKVKALPVGEYALTIDDVFIANYSHEDLATGVNLALEKNTPQYKQAEQVREQTVFFRSLQRKLRDIRRVEINYLPDSVKHGTFEDIETYIETLKNTNDLKYTHNKNLFDSYLINKPAESTIEQQLVNVINEIYLINKPVARQFRLRTGAMDDPDVGITHVWEFEDPVVSNKVEGWTIVNYGNAGTDNGILNLTGTQTYNHIRYDVPAGNAIDPAESKTAIILLKNTTADTKARFYWWGSQATAAFVEFDISANDTIYKEYKIDLSRDTRWEGTISAIRFDVPSPLYSSSYGKVIEIDYIKMSSEVLPEPEPEPVQPMAPLLPSPFGVNLAGAEFGDDMPGVYGSDYSYPTKEELDYFKSKGLNLIRLPFKWERIQQQLNGPLNVVELSRMKTFVTAARARGMWVLLDMHNYGRRKIDTTEYIIGDPALPVSAVADVWGKIAGEFKSRENIWGYGIMNEPHGMLHTTPWAGIAQAIITEIRNVDAETTIVVAGDSWSSAERWPSASDNLKNLNDPSDNLIFEGHVYFDDDASGKYDQDYDGEGANPNIGITRTAPFVNWIKQNGFRGFIGEYGVPDDDPRWLVALDNMLAYLQENCINGTYWAAGPRWGSYRLAVEPISGVDRPQMATLELYKTANSECEGQGDYQTHIWEFDETVENNRIDGWTIVNYTNANSADGILNLTVSQTYQHIKYDVPASNVIDPSHSKYASIKLKNETPDTKARFYWWGPAGDNVANFVEFDISANDTDYQEYIVDLSENTDWTGKTSIRIIRFDLPAMASTASLGENVRVDQVKLLSSIPEIQAYTWHFEEPVVNNKVEGWNIVNYTNASTSNSVLSLTTAQTYHNIRYDVPDAEPIDPSVYKYATIKMKNVTGDSKARFYWWGPVGDNVAHFVEFDILANHSDYKEYTVELSEEASWTGKSHIRIIRFDVPSPVSQASFGNVVEIDYITLSPDSPQIAQDSVLLNPIITAMFNDRMESKLTVYKNEGGLMSIGVDVPEDTRGRITVTDMFGKRLGDESRSFTKGLQAVEVRLEGTLPGFYVVTLYNYGSGEKVSSKFMIRLQ; from the coding sequence ATGTTTAGAAAAGCAGCCTTATTGGCCAGTCTGGCGATGCTGGTAAGCTATCACGTCTGCTGCGCCCAGAGTACAGATGAAGTAGTCTTTCAGGATGGTGATCACGTCAACTTTGTCGGCAACAGCATCACCCATTCAGGTGAATTTCACAACTTCATCATGCTCTACTACGCAACCCGGTTTCCGGAGGCAAATGTTACCTTTTATAATTCCGGGATCTGGGGAGACAATGCCAACAGTTTCCTGCGTCGCATGGATGAGGATATCCTTGACAAACCGGCCGGTTATTCGGTCGTAATGGCTGGTATGAACGATGTGAACCGGGCACTGTACTCGGAAGAAAATCAGGGAGATCCTGATATTGAAACAAAAAAGGAACGGGCGATAAGCGACTATCGGAGTTATATGGAGACGGTGATCCAACGTCTTTTGGCGGCCAATACAGAGGTGATTTTGCAGAAGCCGTCCATATACGACCAAACAGGCGACCTACCTGCCCAAAACATGTATGGTGTAAACGATGCCCTAAAGCAGTGCGCCGATGTCATCGATGAGTTGGCGACAGAATATAACCTGAAGACTGTAGATTATTGGAGTATCCTCAACACCCTGAACCAGCAGATACAGGTAGGGAACCCACAAGCTACTTTGATCAGCAACGACAGAATTCATCCCGGCACTCCCGGGAATTTTATCATGGCATACCAGTTCCTCAAGCAAACAGGTGCTCCAAGAACAGTGGGATCTATCAGAATAGATGCAGCAACATTAAAACCATGTAAAAACTGCAGTATTGAGAACTTTCAGGCTTCTGATAGTTTGATTTCTTTTTCCTACCTGGCCAACAGCCTTCCGTTTCCGGTTGCCCCGGAGGCAAGTTCAGCATTGGAGCTGGTTCCTTTTATGCAGGAACTGAATGCCGAAACTCTCAAGGTAAAAGCATTGCCCGTAGGCGAATATGCCCTGACTATTGACGATGTCTTCATCGCCAATTACTCCCATGAAGATCTGGCGACCGGCGTCAATCTGGCACTGGAAAAAAACACACCTCAATATAAACAGGCCGAGCAGGTCAGGGAACAAACGGTCTTTTTCCGGTCCCTCCAGCGAAAACTGCGGGATATAAGAAGAGTGGAGATTAACTACCTGCCTGATTCGGTGAAACACGGCACTTTTGAAGATATTGAAACCTATATTGAAACCCTGAAGAATACAAATGATCTAAAATATACGCACAATAAAAATCTTTTTGATAGCTACCTGATCAACAAACCTGCTGAAAGCACTATTGAGCAACAGTTGGTAAACGTTATAAACGAAATTTACCTCATCAATAAACCTGTCGCCCGCCAATTTCGTCTACGCACCGGAGCAATGGACGATCCCGATGTAGGCATAACCCATGTCTGGGAGTTTGAAGACCCCGTGGTGAGCAATAAGGTGGAAGGCTGGACAATTGTCAACTACGGCAATGCAGGTACAGACAATGGAATATTAAATCTCACGGGTACACAGACCTACAACCATATCCGCTACGATGTTCCTGCAGGGAATGCGATTGATCCTGCCGAAAGTAAAACAGCTATTATCCTGTTGAAGAACACTACTGCCGATACCAAGGCGCGGTTTTATTGGTGGGGAAGCCAGGCCACTGCTGCCTTTGTAGAATTTGATATATCAGCCAATGATACCATATACAAGGAATACAAAATCGATTTGAGCAGGGATACGAGATGGGAAGGGACTATCAGTGCTATCCGCTTTGACGTGCCCAGCCCGTTGTATTCCTCGTCTTACGGTAAGGTGATCGAGATCGATTACATAAAGATGTCATCAGAAGTGCTGCCGGAGCCGGAACCGGAACCTGTGCAACCCATGGCGCCTTTGTTGCCCTCGCCGTTCGGAGTAAACCTTGCCGGAGCCGAGTTTGGAGATGATATGCCGGGTGTTTATGGCTCGGATTATAGCTATCCCACAAAAGAAGAACTGGATTATTTTAAATCTAAAGGCTTGAATCTGATAAGGTTGCCCTTTAAATGGGAACGGATTCAGCAGCAGCTGAATGGGCCATTGAATGTCGTGGAGCTGAGCAGGATGAAAACTTTTGTGACCGCCGCACGGGCCAGGGGAATGTGGGTATTGCTGGATATGCACAATTACGGCCGCAGGAAAATTGATACCACCGAATATATCATCGGAGATCCTGCGTTGCCCGTGTCTGCCGTTGCCGATGTATGGGGAAAGATTGCCGGCGAATTTAAGTCGAGAGAGAACATATGGGGCTATGGCATCATGAACGAGCCCCACGGGATGTTGCACACGACTCCCTGGGCAGGCATTGCCCAGGCAATAATTACCGAGATTCGGAATGTAGATGCAGAAACGACCATAGTTGTGGCCGGAGACAGCTGGAGTTCGGCAGAAAGATGGCCTTCGGCAAGCGATAACCTTAAAAACCTGAACGACCCCTCCGACAACCTGATCTTTGAAGGGCATGTCTATTTTGACGATGATGCTTCGGGGAAATACGACCAAGACTATGACGGTGAGGGGGCCAACCCAAACATAGGCATTACCAGAACCGCACCATTTGTAAATTGGATTAAACAGAACGGTTTCAGAGGATTTATAGGAGAATATGGGGTGCCGGACGATGATCCGAGATGGCTGGTTGCGCTCGACAACATGCTGGCCTACTTGCAGGAAAATTGCATAAATGGTACCTATTGGGCGGCGGGTCCGAGGTGGGGAAGCTATAGGCTGGCGGTAGAGCCTATCAGTGGTGTTGATCGGCCGCAAATGGCCACCTTGGAGTTATATAAGACAGCTAACTCTGAATGTGAAGGGCAGGGAGATTATCAGACGCACATCTGGGAATTTGACGAAACAGTGGAAAATAACCGCATCGATGGCTGGACCATTGTGAATTATACCAATGCTAATTCAGCGGATGGAATTTTGAATTTAACCGTTTCCCAGACCTACCAACACATTAAATATGATGTGCCCGCAAGCAATGTGATCGATCCGTCCCACAGTAAATATGCTTCTATCAAGTTGAAAAATGAGACGCCGGATACCAAAGCTAGATTTTACTGGTGGGGGCCAGCTGGTGACAATGTTGCCAATTTTGTGGAGTTCGACATTTCGGCTAACGATACGGATTACCAAGAATACATTGTAGATCTAAGCGAAAATACCGATTGGACTGGAAAGACCAGTATCCGTATTATCCGTTTTGATTTGCCTGCTATGGCAAGCACCGCATCGCTAGGTGAAAACGTCCGTGTCGATCAGGTTAAATTACTCTCTTCTATTCCAGAAATCCAAGCCTACACTTGGCATTTTGAGGAGCCCGTGGTAAACAACAAGGTAGAGGGCTGGAATATTGTGAATTATACGAATGCAAGCACCTCCAACAGTGTTCTTTCGCTCACTACTGCTCAAACCTACCACAACATCCGGTATGATGTGCCAGATGCGGAACCAATAGATCCAAGTGTCTATAAATATGCCACCATTAAAATGAAAAACGTAACCGGTGACTCGAAAGCCAGATTTTATTGGTGGGGGCCGGTAGGTGACAATGTTGCCCATTTTGTCGAGTTTGATATTTTAGCTAACCATTCAGATTATAAAGAATATACCGTAGAGTTGAGCGAGGAAGCGTCGTGGACGGGAAAAAGCCATATCAGGATTATCCGGTTCGATGTGCCCAGCCCGGTGAGTCAGGCTTCTTTTGGTAATGTGGTAGAGATAGATTACATCACCTTGTCACCGGACAGCCCGCAGATAGCTCAGGACAGTGTGCTTTTGAATCCAATAATTACGGCGATGTTCAATGACAGAATGGAAAGCAAATTGACAGTTTACAAAAATGAAGGGGGACTCATGTCCATTGGAGTAGATGTCCCGGAAGACACCCGGGGCAGAATTACGGTTACTGATATGTTTGGTAAAAGGCTGGGGGATGAGTCCCGCTCATTTACAAAAGGTCTACAAGCTGTTGAAGTAAGGTTAGAAGGTACTCTTCCCGGATTTTACGTTGTCACTTTATATAACTACGGGAGTGGAGAAAAGGTAAGTAGCAAGTTCATGATCCGATTACAATAA
- a CDS encoding transposase — translation MKGVLEGIFLECQSCFKQFRTWQRAARLVNGVLSCMGRSTITGWLTASGDQFKDWSAAYRLFKGDRMDIAGIFGVIRRKVVTLADPVQRYVFAHMDDTLLPKKGRNVFGARWLRDALGPPFQTNLVWGQRFIQLSLSCFSKMGPVQARAIPVDLHHCPSVKKPGKAAGEQDWQLFRETQKKAKLSVIGAQRIRLLRENLDQDGFTDKELVVSVDGSYTNEAVLKKLPANTILIGRIRKDCSLYLPPEPPTSGKGRKKVYGEPLPTPEQIRQSDDYSWVKVQAWAAGKVHGFQLKVIPTVRWRKAGNKDLKLVIIRPVSYRKTLKSRLLYRDPAYLVCTEPELDLGTLLQAYLWRWGIEVNFKDEKTILGCGEAQVRTEQACEKVPAFLTAVYSMLLLASETAKTQVLPRPKWYKSEKSIRTTTGDILNQFRAINWAHTSKINFSDFVNIQKKMQTLKKSDNPILSALFHARN, via the coding sequence CTGAAGGGAGTACTGGAAGGGATTTTCTTAGAATGCCAATCCTGCTTCAAGCAGTTTCGCACCTGGCAAAGAGCCGCAAGGCTGGTCAACGGGGTGCTTTCCTGTATGGGGCGTTCCACCATTACAGGTTGGCTGACCGCAAGTGGTGATCAGTTTAAGGACTGGTCGGCCGCCTATCGCCTTTTCAAAGGGGACAGGATGGATATTGCCGGGATTTTCGGTGTCATCCGAAGGAAAGTTGTCACATTGGCCGATCCGGTACAGCGGTATGTTTTTGCCCACATGGATGACACCTTGTTACCAAAAAAAGGAAGAAACGTGTTTGGTGCCCGTTGGCTCAGGGATGCGCTTGGCCCACCTTTCCAGACTAATCTGGTTTGGGGGCAGCGGTTCATCCAGCTTTCATTATCCTGTTTTTCAAAAATGGGCCCGGTACAGGCCCGGGCCATCCCCGTTGATCTACATCATTGCCCCAGTGTAAAAAAGCCCGGTAAAGCGGCAGGGGAACAGGATTGGCAACTGTTCCGTGAAACCCAGAAAAAAGCCAAGCTCAGCGTCATCGGTGCCCAACGGATCAGGCTCTTGCGTGAAAATCTCGATCAGGATGGCTTTACCGACAAGGAACTGGTGGTCAGCGTGGACGGAAGCTATACCAACGAAGCGGTTCTGAAAAAGCTCCCTGCCAACACCATTCTGATCGGCAGAATCCGGAAAGACTGTAGCCTCTACCTGCCTCCAGAGCCTCCCACATCCGGTAAGGGACGGAAAAAAGTCTACGGAGAACCGCTTCCGACTCCCGAGCAAATCCGCCAGTCCGATGACTATTCCTGGGTAAAAGTCCAGGCATGGGCGGCTGGAAAAGTTCACGGGTTTCAGCTTAAAGTTATCCCGACTGTCCGCTGGAGAAAAGCCGGAAACAAAGATTTGAAACTGGTTATCATCCGTCCGGTTTCCTACCGCAAAACTCTCAAGTCACGCCTGCTCTACCGGGATCCGGCCTATCTGGTCTGTACCGAACCGGAGCTGGACCTGGGCACACTGCTGCAAGCCTATCTCTGGAGATGGGGCATAGAGGTCAACTTCAAAGACGAGAAAACTATTTTGGGATGCGGGGAAGCCCAGGTCAGAACCGAGCAGGCCTGTGAAAAAGTCCCCGCATTCCTCACCGCCGTCTATTCCATGCTTCTGCTGGCCTCAGAAACTGCAAAAACGCAAGTCCTCCCCCGTCCAAAGTGGTATAAATCAGAAAAATCGATCCGTACAACAACAGGTGACATCCTCAACCAATTCAGGGCAATAAACTGGGCCCACACTTCAAAAATCAATTTCTCCGACTTCGTAAACATCCAGAAAAAAATGCAAACCCTCAAAAAATCAGATAATCCTATCCTCTCCGCATTGTTTCATGCTAGAAATTAG
- a CDS encoding LamG domain-containing protein, with translation MKTKAIPKAGAELTSKEGFGLPTSKHLNMNTVRTIIFLVFIIFSGNIAADDSIAKKPLQKLFFLDFEEGFSPFAMGGNDPLNKNFPELISGVDGKAAFFEAGKVLQYPSLKNLDKEKGTISFWLKTGDKMPEQGPLTLFSENGPKDAGENNFRIELFPGRFIRFSLKDSRDSFIYYHKIDSWKGNVWHHLSITWNVKKGAFIYVDGKAASTGWMPRWIPKSYDSFFIGAGNAGGEEASHVAIDEFTIYNREFTEVEAGEEFLKYRHFSAQISVKDPFIPAGKENILTAELVNPSDHPVALTNIVCTLTDHNGDELFKADLEEQSLKKSSHTTLQIPVKTDKTGTFSFTITYLENNQRKQTVTPLHVFESKEKAVAQDWSYQLVSHVKATEKEPIAESGGTLVCETSFGSYREAGKHFNDRFAMDFEVDAVGEPHLAIVTYPDDKPRTMEIMLQHFNGAIDFQSHTGVLTGEEYPLTNADKEFEIVFWPRSKKQAFVFMTAEKGYPAAVKDIKIYKIDKFKVASSESNFHGSVPSRSSGLYYEDPVLFHNFGSGRDHQGFVIATDRLMQYLHSMGQKEFEYPLAWYAGPLYGTSVEPFQPDIDGAQGGQRPHPDGYPAYLIKRLGEQNMKFTAGLHIHTLPRLNKYALADWERINSGEETVININKDGKLWYGYWHGNDPNFNAADPRVMHAVDTIVMEIAERYAKEPAFDGISLVMAKPKLFTFGSLASGYNDSNLQRFQEASGIEIPGYVSGDTSRFRKSSEWIMGNAEAKKAWIDWRCQILYEHYAAMGRKLAAYRPDLKLKLNVFVHLMHNQRLADYLNEPPVEVMREMGIDPALYKNEKNIVINHTLVPADLRWKRSHYPPAIPNIDRTVMTAPEMVTSMQGLENIRVTIHDRYWEDAIGREKPMEGLTEMGVSEMVWRASTLNASGFHSLEPYVIALNNLDAASIVKGGYVVGTFGMEKELSEFSKAFQALPATKFEDIPGLADPVRVRQKIVDGKLYFYVLNTIPAAVEISIRLNETGKIQEPAKNKVYAKSKTLHLKLAPYELRTFVSSSDTPQGISGGKVKVDKEWLADLEKSLTAMEDRAVEKEESFRKRGPYLELAREHWSKKHFCRVYFLLQEGWGEYEATTEK, from the coding sequence GTGAAGACTAAAGCAATCCCTAAGGCCGGAGCAGAGCTCACCTCCAAGGAAGGCTTTGGCCTTCCTACATCAAAACATCTGAACATGAACACAGTTCGTACAATTATTTTCTTAGTCTTTATTATATTCTCCGGAAATATAGCCGCCGACGATAGCATTGCGAAAAAACCATTGCAAAAGCTGTTTTTTCTTGATTTTGAAGAAGGTTTTTCACCCTTTGCAATGGGGGGGAACGATCCGTTGAACAAAAATTTTCCGGAGTTGATCTCTGGTGTGGACGGCAAAGCTGCTTTTTTTGAAGCGGGCAAAGTATTGCAATATCCTTCGCTGAAAAATCTGGATAAAGAAAAAGGAACGATCAGCTTCTGGCTGAAGACAGGCGACAAAATGCCAGAGCAAGGGCCCCTGACGCTATTTTCAGAAAACGGTCCAAAAGATGCAGGTGAGAACAATTTTCGGATTGAGCTTTTTCCAGGCCGTTTTATTCGTTTCAGCTTGAAAGACTCCAGGGATTCCTTCATTTATTATCACAAGATCGACTCTTGGAAAGGAAATGTATGGCACCACCTGTCCATCACCTGGAATGTGAAGAAGGGCGCTTTTATCTATGTGGACGGAAAAGCCGCATCTACCGGATGGATGCCACGGTGGATTCCCAAAAGCTACGACAGCTTTTTTATAGGTGCAGGTAACGCCGGCGGAGAAGAAGCATCGCATGTTGCCATCGACGAATTTACTATTTACAACCGAGAATTCACAGAAGTAGAAGCGGGAGAAGAATTCCTTAAATACCGGCATTTCTCTGCCCAAATTTCGGTTAAAGATCCCTTTATTCCGGCAGGCAAGGAGAATATTCTGACTGCGGAACTCGTCAACCCTTCGGATCATCCGGTAGCACTAACGAACATCGTATGCACGCTCACCGATCACAATGGGGACGAACTGTTTAAGGCTGATTTGGAAGAGCAGTCGCTGAAAAAATCGAGTCATACAACCCTGCAGATTCCGGTGAAAACAGATAAAACAGGTACTTTTTCTTTCACCATCACATACCTTGAGAATAACCAAAGAAAACAAACCGTTACGCCGCTTCATGTCTTCGAAAGTAAAGAAAAGGCGGTGGCGCAGGATTGGAGCTATCAATTGGTCTCTCATGTAAAAGCTACTGAAAAAGAGCCTATTGCAGAATCCGGAGGCACCCTTGTTTGTGAAACTTCTTTTGGCAGTTATAGGGAGGCTGGAAAGCATTTCAACGACCGGTTTGCAATGGATTTTGAAGTAGATGCAGTCGGAGAGCCGCACCTGGCAATCGTCACTTATCCGGATGATAAACCGCGGACCATGGAAATTATGCTGCAGCATTTCAATGGCGCCATAGACTTCCAATCGCATACCGGTGTCTTAACCGGTGAAGAATACCCGTTGACTAATGCTGATAAAGAATTTGAGATCGTGTTTTGGCCTCGTTCGAAAAAACAGGCGTTTGTCTTTATGACAGCGGAAAAGGGGTATCCGGCGGCAGTGAAAGACATCAAAATTTATAAGATTGATAAATTTAAAGTCGCGTCCTCGGAGAGCAATTTCCACGGAAGTGTACCTTCCCGTAGCAGCGGCTTGTATTATGAAGACCCAGTGCTGTTCCACAACTTTGGGTCGGGAAGAGACCATCAGGGGTTTGTTATCGCTACCGATCGCCTTATGCAATACCTGCATTCCATGGGGCAGAAGGAGTTTGAATACCCGCTGGCGTGGTATGCAGGGCCGTTATATGGGACATCGGTAGAGCCCTTCCAGCCAGATATTGATGGCGCGCAAGGCGGACAACGCCCACATCCTGATGGTTACCCGGCATACCTCATCAAGCGTCTGGGTGAACAAAATATGAAATTTACCGCCGGCCTGCACATCCATACCCTGCCCAGATTAAATAAATATGCACTGGCTGATTGGGAAAGAATCAACAGCGGTGAAGAAACGGTCATCAACATCAACAAAGACGGAAAACTGTGGTACGGCTACTGGCATGGCAACGACCCCAACTTCAATGCTGCAGATCCGAGGGTAATGCATGCTGTCGATACTATTGTCATGGAAATTGCGGAGCGCTATGCGAAGGAACCTGCTTTTGACGGAATTTCTCTTGTAATGGCCAAGCCTAAACTCTTCACCTTTGGCTCTCTGGCTTCCGGTTATAACGATTCTAATTTACAGCGCTTTCAAGAAGCTTCCGGTATTGAAATTCCCGGGTACGTTTCCGGTGATACCAGTCGGTTTAGGAAAAGCTCTGAATGGATTATGGGAAATGCTGAAGCCAAGAAAGCCTGGATCGACTGGCGGTGCCAAATCTTATATGAGCATTATGCTGCGATGGGCAGAAAACTGGCCGCTTATCGTCCGGATTTAAAACTCAAGCTCAATGTTTTTGTTCACCTGATGCACAATCAGCGACTTGCAGACTACCTCAATGAACCTCCGGTAGAAGTAATGCGCGAAATGGGCATTGATCCCGCCCTATATAAAAACGAAAAGAACATCGTCATCAACCATACGCTGGTGCCGGCGGATCTTCGATGGAAGCGTTCACATTATCCTCCCGCCATTCCCAATATAGACCGCACGGTAATGACCGCCCCGGAGATGGTGACTTCCATGCAGGGCTTGGAAAACATTCGTGTTACGATCCATGATCGTTATTGGGAAGATGCAATAGGACGGGAAAAACCGATGGAAGGACTCACTGAAATGGGGGTAAGTGAAATGGTTTGGAGGGCATCAACTTTGAATGCCTCCGGCTTCCATAGTCTGGAGCCTTATGTTATTGCACTCAATAATCTCGATGCTGCAAGCATCGTGAAAGGAGGCTATGTGGTGGGCACTTTTGGGATGGAAAAAGAGCTGTCGGAATTTTCGAAAGCTTTTCAGGCTTTGCCGGCGACGAAATTTGAAGATATCCCCGGTCTTGCTGACCCGGTGCGGGTACGACAAAAGATTGTTGATGGAAAATTGTATTTCTACGTGCTGAATACCATTCCTGCAGCTGTGGAAATCAGCATAAGATTGAATGAAACAGGAAAAATACAGGAACCTGCGAAAAATAAGGTTTATGCAAAGTCCAAAACTTTACATCTGAAGCTCGCTCCATATGAGCTAAGAACATTTGTCAGTTCATCGGACACTCCTCAGGGTATTTCCGGCGGCAAGGTAAAAGTGGACAAAGAGTGGCTGGCTGATCTCGAGAAGTCACTGACAGCTATGGAAGACCGTGCGGTGGAAAAAGAAGAAAGCTTCCGGAAGCGCGGTCCTTATCTCGAACTGGCAAGAGAACACTGGAGCAAAAAACATTTCTGCCGAGTGTACTTTCTTTTGCAGGAGGGTTGGGGAGAATACGAGGCCACAACAGAGAAATAA
- a CDS encoding SGNH/GDSL hydrolase family protein: MRTIIFMFLIFLMSGYSVSQDQKGADTAAYLSDLKKELTTRWPNNRTINLVFHGHSVPAGYWHNSEVHTLDSYPNIVLGKVKEMYPHAVVNVIVTAIGGEYSEKGQPRVATDVLPHKPDVLFIDYALNDLGIGLERAEVAWGKMIGEALEANLKVILVTPSPDQRHDILAHDNQLEQHAEQIRKLAAKYSVGLADPFAEFQKKALEEGNIKAYMSHVNHPNRRGHELIADEIVKWF, from the coding sequence ATGAGAACAATAATTTTCATGTTTTTGATTTTCCTGATGTCCGGATATTCTGTGTCGCAGGACCAAAAAGGGGCAGATACCGCCGCCTATCTTTCAGACCTTAAAAAGGAACTGACCACTCGCTGGCCGAACAACAGGACGATCAATCTGGTCTTTCACGGGCATTCTGTACCGGCGGGGTACTGGCACAATTCTGAGGTCCATACCCTTGATTCTTACCCTAATATTGTACTTGGGAAAGTGAAAGAAATGTATCCGCATGCAGTGGTGAACGTCATCGTGACGGCCATTGGCGGAGAGTATTCCGAGAAAGGGCAGCCGCGTGTGGCCACGGATGTGCTGCCACATAAACCTGATGTGTTGTTTATCGACTATGCGCTGAATGATCTGGGCATTGGCCTGGAAAGAGCCGAAGTGGCCTGGGGAAAAATGATAGGGGAGGCTTTGGAAGCAAACCTCAAGGTGATTCTCGTGACACCGTCGCCTGACCAGCGACACGATATCCTGGCACACGACAATCAGCTCGAACAGCATGCAGAGCAGATAAGAAAACTAGCGGCCAAATACAGCGTAGGACTGGCAGATCCCTTTGCGGAGTTTCAAAAGAAGGCTCTGGAAGAAGGAAATATCAAAGCCTACATGTCGCATGTGAATCATCCCAACCGCCGGGGACACGAACTGATTGCCGATGAAATTGTGAAATGGTTTTGA